The following DNA comes from Sphingopyxis sp. BSN-002.
CGGGGCGCGAACCCATTTGCGCGAGGACCGCGCGCAGGTCCTCGACCAGCGCCTCGAAGTCATAGCGCCCGTCTTCGGGCCATTCGCTGCCGCCATGGCCGCGAAGGTCGAGGCTGATCACGCGGCGGCCGGCGCCGACGAGCGCCGCCGCGACGCTGGCCCACACGCCCCTCGCCTGCCCGGCACCATGGACGAGCAGCACTGCGGGATCGTTTTCCGAGCCGGTCACTTCGGCCTCGAGCCGAACGCCCGCGAAACCCCGATACTCGACGATGCTCATGCCCGATTCCTCATGCCACGCAGGTAATGGCCGCAGTGCGCTTCGTCGAGGCCCCGACGATATTATCTAGGGCCGGAAGCGCGCGACGAGGGCGTAGCGGTCGCCGGGATAGACCTGCCGGGCATAGGTGATCCGTTCCTCGCCGCGCCACGTCCAGCGCTCGAGCGCCATACACGCGGCGCCCGCTGAAATGCCGAGTGCGACGAGTTCCTTCGCGCCAGCATTGAACGCGGTGATGCGATGCTCGGCCTCCGTCCACGGCACATGCGCGAGCAGCCACGACCCCGGCGGCTCGGCGGCGAAGTCGACGTCGGCCGCCTCGGGCACCGCCGCCAGATTGATGAGGCGGCGTTCGAGCGCATAGGCCCGGCCGCCGGCGTCGTGGCGGCACTCAAGCGCGAGCACCTGGCCCTCGTCGATCTGCAGCAGGCGCCGGTCCTCGGCGGTCGCGGCGCGGATTTCGCGGCGGTCGAGATACAGGCGATAGGCCTCGCCGAGCCCGGCCACCTCGTCGCGGATATCCGGAATTTCGAGCGCGGCGCGCTGAACGCGCGGATGCGAGACAATGGTGCCCGCCCGCCGCCGGCTTTCGAGCAGCCCCGCCTCGATCAACGCGCGCAGCGCCCGGTTCACGGTCATCCGCGAACAACCATAGGTCGCCATCAGCTGGTGCTCGTACGGGATGCGGTCGCCGGGCTTCCACTCGCCCGCCATGATCTTCGCCTCGATATCGCGGCGGATCTGCGCGTGAATGGCGCCGCTCTGCTTCATGCGAGCAGCTTCGCCATCGCGGCGCGGTAGCGCGCGTCGATCGCATCGCGGTCGATATGGCGACCGCCCTCGACGCGTTTGACGCCGCCGCGCCATACGCAATCGACGAGGCGCGCGCCGCCGCCGAAGATCCAGCTGTCGATGAGCGAGTCTCCCGAGCGACCGGCGAAGAAGGGATCGCCGCCCTTCAGACTGACAAGGTCGGCGGCTTCTCCCATCGCGATCCCCGACGTCGAGCGCCCGAGCGCCTGCCCGCCACCTGCGAACGCGCCGCGATACAGGCTCGCCCCGGTCGACTTCGCCGCACCGCCCGCAAGCTGGTTGCGTCCGCGGTGCAAGAGGCGCTGACCATATTCGAGCAGACGCAGTTCAGCCGCGGCGTCGATCTCGACGTTCGAATCCGACCCGACCCCGTAGCGGCCGCCTTCGGCAAGGAACTCGCGCGCCGGGAAGAGGCCGTCGCCCAGGTTCGCCTCGGTGATCGGGCAGAGCCCGACGACCGCGCCGCTGGCAGCGACCATCAGCCGTTCGGCGTCGGTGACGTGCGTGGCGTGGACCAGACACCAGTCTGTGCCAACATCGGCATGATCGAACAGCCATTCGACCGGCCGCTTCCCGCTCCAGGCGAGACAGGCTTCGACCTCGGGCACTTGTTCGGCGATATGGATATGGATCGGCGCGCCCGCCGCCATCGCCGCGACATCGACCAGCTCTTCGGCGGTCGCGGCGCGAAGGCTGTGCGGGGCGACGCCGACGACGGCATCATCGAGGCCCGCAACAGCTTCGCGTACGCCCTCAAGAAGATTCGCGAAGCGGCTGACATCGTTGATGAAGCGCCGCTGGCCATGCATCGGCGTGGTCCCGCCGAAGCCGGAATGCGCGTAGAAGACCGGAAGCAGCGTCAGCCCGATTCCGGTCTCACCGGCCGCCGCCGCGATCGCCTGCGCCATAGTCGCGACGTCGCCATAGGGACGGCCGTCGACATCGTGATGCAGATAGTGGAATTCGCCCACACGGCCGAACCCGCTCTCAAGCATTTCGGCATAGGCGAGCGCCGCGATCGCCTCCATTCCGTCGGGATCGAGGCGGTCGACAAAGCGGTACATGACCTCGCGCCAGGTCCAGAAACTGTCGTCGCTCGCGCCCGCGGTTTCGGCGAGCCCGGCCATGCCGCGCTGGAACGCATGACTGTGCAGATTGGGCAAAGCGGGCAGCAGGACCGTGTGGCGTTCATCGCGAGGCGCAGCCGAGACATCGATCTCGACCGACGAAATGCGTCCATTTTCAACGCTCAAACGAACGTTGTTCCGCCAGCCTTCCGCCAGCCATGCCTGTTCGCACCAAAGCGCCATCGCACATCCCGTCTGGACATCGACCCGTGTCTTCAATTAATGTATATACATTATTGAGTCGCCGTCAGCAAGCAGGAGAGGCTGGCATGAAGTGCGAAAGGCTCTGGACCAATGCACGGCTCGCGACGATGCGCGAGGAAGCCGCCGGTCTGGGCGTGATCGAGCGCGGCGCGGTCGGGATGGCCGCCGGCACGATCACCTATGCCGGCTCGATGGTCGATGCGCCCGCCGCGGCCGAGACGATCGATTGCGAAGGCCGCTGGATTACGCCGGGCCTGATCGACCCGCACACGCATCTGGTCTTCGCTGGCGACCGCATCGCCGAGTTCGAGCTGCGCCAGAAGGGCGCCTCCTATGAAGAGATCGCGCGCGCCGGCGGCGGGATCGTCTCGACCGTCCACGCGACGCGCGCGGCGAGCGAGGCCGAGCTGGTCGCGAGCGCCCTCCCCCGTCTCGACGCGCTGATCGCCGAAGGGGTCACGACGATCGAGATCAAGTCGGGGTACGGCCTGTCGACCGACGACGAGGCGAAGATGCTGCGCGCCGCGCGCATCCTTGGCGAGGTGCGGCCGGTGACGATCCGCACAACCTTCCTCGGCGCGCATGCGCTGCCCGGCGAATATGCCGGCGACGCCGACGGCTATATCGACCTTGTCTGCGAGACGATGATGCCGGCGATCGCAGCGGCGGGGCTTGCCGATGCCGTCGATGCCTTTTGCGAGAATATCGGCTTCACGCCCGCACAGACCGAGCGCGTCTTCGCGGCGGCAAAGACGCACGGTCTGCCGGTCAAGCTCCACGCCGAGCAATTGTCGAACCAGCATGGCGCCGCGCTCGCCGCGCGCCATGGTGCGCTGTCGGCGGATCATCTCGAATATCTCGACGACGACGGCATCGCCGCCTTGGCCGATGCGGGCACAGTCGCGATGCTCCTCCCTGGCGCCTTCTATTTCCTCCGTGAAACGAAGCTGCCCCCCATCGCCGCGCTTCGTGCTGCGGGCGTTCCGATCGCGCTCGCGACCGACTGCAACCCCGGCACCTCGCCGCTGACCTCGATCCTGCTCACGATGAACATGGCGGCGGTGCAGTTCGGACTGACCGTCGACGAATGCCTGCTCGGTGTCACCCGCCACGCCGCCCGCGCATTGGGGATGCAGGCCGAAACCGGGACGCTTGAGGTCGGCAAGCATTGCGACCTCGCGATCTGGGACATCGAGCGCCCCGCCGATCTGGTCGGCCGGATCGGTTTCAACCCGCTGCACCAACGAATCTGGATGGGACAATGACGAAGATAGCGATCACCCCCGGCGCGACCCCGCTCGCCGACTGGCGCGCGATTTACGAGGGCGCCCCCGTCTCGCTCGATCCAGGCGCATGGGATGCGATCGACGCGAGTGCCGCCGCGGTCGCGCGGATCGTCGCCAAAGGGGCGCCGGTCTATGGCATCAACACCGGCTTCGGAAAGCTCGCAAGCGTCCGCATCGCCGACGACGAACTGTCGACGCTCCAGCGCAATATCGTCCTCAGCCATGCCGCCGGGACCGGCGCGCCTTCGCCGGCAAAAATCGTCCGCCTGATGATGGCGCTGAAGCTCGCCAGCTTCGGAATGGGCGCGTCGGGTGTGAAGCGCGAAACGGTCGCGATGTTGGAGGCGATGCTGGCCAAGGGGCTGACCCCTGTCGTTCCCTCGCAGGGATCGGTCGGCGCGAGCGGCGACCTGGCGCCGCTGTCGCATATGGCCGCCGCGATGATCGGCGTCGGCGAAATCGAGGTCGGCGGCAAGGCGCTGCCCGCCGCCGATGCGCTCGCGCAGGCAGGTCTCGCCCCGCTCGACCTTGGTCCCAAGGAAGGCCTCGCCCTCCTCAACGGCACCCAATTCTCGACCGCCAACGCGCTTGCGGGTCTGTTCCGCGCCGAAACCGTCTTCCGCTCGGCGCTGATCACCGGCGCGCTCTCGACCGAGGCCGCGAAGGGCTCTGACGCGCCCTTCGATGCACGCATCCACGCACTGCGAGGGCATGCCGGCCAGCGCGAGGTCGGCGATGCGCTGCGCGGCCTGATGGCGGGTTCGGCGATCCGCGCCTCGCACGCCATCGACGATCCGCGCGTGCAGGATCCCTATTGCCTGCGCTGCCAGCCGCAGGTGATGGGCGCCGCGCTCGACCTGCTGCGGCAGGCGGGAACGACGCTGGGCATCGAAGCGAATGGCGTGTCGGACAATCCGCTGATCTTCGCGGATACGGACGAGGCACTCTCGGGTGGCAATTTCCATGCCGAACCCGTCGCCTTTGCTGCCGACATGATCGCAATGGCGCTGTGCGAGATCGGCTCGATTTCGGAGCGCCGCATCGCGATGCTCGTCGATCCCGCGCTGTCGGGGCTGCCCGCGTTCCTGACCCCCCGTCCCGGCCTCAACTCGGGCTTCATGATCCCGCAGGTCACCGCCGCCGCGCTCGTCAGCGAGAACAAGCAGCGCGCCTATCCGGCGAGCGTGGACTCGATCCCGACCAGCGCCAATCAGGAGGATCATGTCTCGATGGCTGCGCACGGCGCGCGCCGCCTGCTCGACATGGCTGACAATGCCAGCGCGGTGATCGGGATCGAACTGCTCGCGGCGTGCCAGGGGATCGACTTCCACGCGCCGCTGCAATCGAGCGACGCGCTGGAGGCCGCGCACCGGCATCTGCGCGCCGATGTGCCGACGCTTGAGAACGACCGGCATTTCCATCCCGACATGGAGGCCGCGACCGCACTGATCCGCACCGGCAGCCTCGTCGGCGCGGTGCCCGCCGACCTGCCGGGCATCGGCTGATGGACTGGCTGCGCGTCGATCGCGGCGACGCGCCGCTCGTCATCGCCTTTCCGCATGGCGGCACCGATCTGGCGGGCCTCGATGAACAATTCGTTTCGCCCTGGCATGCGCAAATCGACACCGACTGGTGGATCGCCGACCTATATGCCTTCGCCGTCGATCTCGGCGCGACGCTGGTCGCGACCGACATTTCACGCAGCGTCATCGACATGAACCGCGACCCGTCGGGCGCGTCGCTCTATCCGGGGCAGGCGACGACCGAGCTATGCCCGACGACGACCTTTGACGGCGAGCCCCTCTATCGCTTCGACCAGCCCGACGAGGCCTCGATCACGCAGCGATTGAACCTCTATCACCGTCCCTATCATGACGCGCTGGCCGCCGAGCTGGACCGGCTGCATGCGGCGCACGGCCGCGTTGTCCTCTACGATGCGCATTCGATCCGCAGCCACGTCCCGCGCCTGTTCGACGGCGAGTTGCCGCAGTTCAACATCGGCACCAACGGCGGTGCAACCTCGGCCCCCGAACTCGAAACCGTCGTCGCAAATATCTGCGCGGCGAGCGGCCACAGCCATGTCGTTAACGGCCGCTTCAAGGGCGGCTGGACAACGCGCCACTATGGCCGCCCCGACGATGGCATCCACGCGATCCAGATGGAGCTCGCGCAGCGCGGTTACATGGCCGAGCCCGATACGATCACCCACGCCAACTGGCCCTCCCCCCTCGACCCCAATCCCGCGATCCGGCCTGTGCTCGAACAGGTGATCGCCGCGACCCTCGATTTTGCGAAAGGACATTCATGACCACCCGCCTCGACAACAGCCGCGTGATCCGCCCGGCGACCGGTCCCGAGATCAGCGCGAAAAGCTGGCTCACCGAAGCGCCGATGCGGATGTTGATGAACAACCTCCACCCCGATGTCGCCGAGGCGCCGCACGAACTCGTCGTCTATGGCGGCATCGGCCGCGCCGCGCGTGACTGGGAAAGCTATGACAAGATCGTCGAGACGCTGAAGCGGCTCGAAGGCGACGAAACACTTCTGATCCAGTCGGGCAAGCCCGTCGGCGTGTTCCGCACGCACGAAAATGCGCCGCGCGTCCTGCTCGCCAATTCGAACCTCGTTCCCGAATGGGCGAATTGGGACCATTTCCACGAGCTCGATAAGAAGGGCCTGATGATGTACGGCCAGATGACGGCCGGAAGCTGGATCTACATCGGCAGTCAGGGCATCGTTCAGGGCACCTACGAAACCTTCGTCGAAATGGGCCGCCAGCATTATGGCGGCAGCCTCGCAGGCCGCTGGCTGCTGACGGCGGGCCTCGGCGGCATGGGGGGCGCGCAGCCGCTCGCAGCGGTGATGGCGGGCGCGAGCTGCCTCGCGATTGAATGCCAGCCGAGCCGCATCGAAATGCGCCTGCGCACCGGTTATCTCGACAAGCAGGCGAACAGCATCGACGAGGCGATCGCGATGATCGAAGCCTCTCACGCGGAAGGAAAGCCGGTATCGGTCGGCCTGCTCGGCAACGCCGCCGAAATCCTGCCCGAGATGGTCCGCCGCGGCATCCGCCCCGACCTGCTCACCGACCAGACCTCGGCGCACGACCCCGTGAACGGCTACCTCCCCGCTGGCTGGACGCTCGACCAATGGTTCTCGAAGCGCGAGAGCGATCCCGCCGCGGTCGCCAAGGCAGCCAAGGCGTCTATGGCGGTGCATGTGCAGGCGATGCTCGACCTGCAGGCGGCTGGCGTGCCGACGACCGACTATGGCAACAATATCCGCCAGATGGCGAAGGACGAAGGTGTCGAGAACGCGTTCGACTTCCCCGGTTTCGTTCCCGCCTATGTGCGCCCGCTCTTCTGCCGCGGTATCGGCCCGTTCCGCTGGGCCGCTCTCTCGGGCGATCCCGAGGACATCTACAAGACCGACGCCAAGGTGAAGGAGTTGCTGCCCGACAACACGCATCTCCACAACTGGCTCGACATGGCGCGCGAGAAGATCAGGTTCCAGGGCCTGCCCGCGCGCATCTGCTGGGTCGGGCTCGGAGACCGCCACCGGCTCGGCCTCGCCTTCAACGAGATGGTCGCGAGCGGCGAACTCAAGGCGCCGGTGGTCATCGGCCGCGATCATCTGGACTCAGGCTCGGTCGCTTCCCCGAACCGCGAGACCGAGGCGATGCGCGACGGGTCGGATGCGGTCAGCGACTGGCCGCTCCTCAACGCGCTGCTCAACACGGCGTCGGGCGCGACTTGGGTTTCGCTGCACCATGGCGGCGGCGTCGGCATGGGCTATTCGCAGCACAGCGGCATGGTGATTGTTGCCGACGGCACCCCCGAAGCGGCGAAGCGTCTCGAGCGTGTGCTGTGGAACGACCCCGGCACCGGCGTCATGCGCCACGCCGACGCGGGCTATGGCATCGCGATCGCCTGCGCGCGCGAGAAGGGTCTGGACCTGCCCGGCATTCTCTGATGGCGGGCGTCCGCTTTCTGCCCGCAAAGGATCGCGTCGCGCGGCCATGTAAAAATGGCGGCGGTGTGACGCGGGATATCACCGTCTTTCCGGAAGGCACGAGCGATGCGGACTTCCTTTGGCGCGTGAGCCTCGCGACGATCGCCGACGCGGGCCCGTTCTCGCCCTTTCCGGGTGTCGACCGGGCTTTCCTGCTGCTGCGCGGTGAGCTGGCCATCGCGATCGGCGATCAGGCAGAACAGCACATCCGGCCCGGCGCGCCCGCTCTCCTCTTCGGCGGTGACGAGCCGGTAGCCGCCCGTCCGGTGGCCGGGAGCTGCACGGCGCTCAATATCATGGCGCGCCGCGGGCAGACATCCGCAAAGGTCGGCCGCTGGACCGGTGCCCAAACCACCCTAGCCAGCGCGCTATTGCTGTTTGCACCCGAAGCCACTGCGATCGAGGTTGACGGTGAGCAGTTCGATCTCGCGCCCGACGATGCACTTCTGCTCCACCACCCGGCCGGTCTGTCGTCGATCAAAGGGGCCGTGATCGCTACCGAGATCTTCTACGACGCCGCCTGAACCGCCGCATTCTTTGCGATCTGCCGCCGCAGAAGAAACAGCCCGCCCGCGAGGATCGCGGTCGGCACCAGCGCGAGCATGAACGCCGTCTGCCCGTCGAGATGCGCGAAGAGCTGGCCGGTGATCAGCGACCCCGTCGTTCCGCCGAGCGCCGAGAAGACGACGACCAGTCCCATCAGCGGCGGATGCTGCCGGTTCGGCATCGCGCTCAGCATGACCGAGATGATCGTCGGATAGACGGGCGCAAGCGCGATCCCGATCAGCGGGAACAGGAAGGCCGCGACCGGCGCGTCCCCCCAGCTGTGGATCGCGCCGGGGGTCAGCCCGTCAGCAAGCGGCAGCACGAGGACGATCAACGCCGCGAGTACCGCAAGGCAGATGTTGAGCACGGGATACCAGTCGAAGCGCGCCATCACCGCGCCCGCGCCGAAACGCCCGATCGCAAGGCAGGCGGCGAACAGGCTCGCGGCCTGCACACTCATCTGCGCGGGCAGGTGCAGCACCTCATTGTTGAAGGTCGGCAACCAGCTCTGGATCCCCTGCTCGATCAGCACGAACAGGAAGGCGCAGGCGACGAAGATCAGCACCAGCGGCAGCGCCGCGAGCTTCAGCATCCGGGCGAAGGCGGACCCCTCGCCGGCGTCGGCTTCCTCACCCTCGTGCGTGCGATGTTCGTCAACCGGCGCGGTCAGCAGCAGCGCAAGCGCGAGCGCGGTGATCGCGCCGAGCACCCAATAGGCGTTCAGCCAGCGCAGCCCGGCGGGATCGATGAAGGCGCTGAACACCCAATAGGAAGACAGCACCCCGACCATGAACATGCCTTCGATCAGGCTGGTCAGGCTGGCGTGTTTGCGTGGGGACTCGGTGACGAGCCCGATCATCGAATAGACGACGACCTTGGCGACCGCGAACGCTGCGCCGACCATGGCAAAATGGAGCCGTGCGACATTGAAGCTGCCAAACAGCGGCATGACGAGGCAGCCTGCGACCGCCAGCACCAGCGCGCCGATCAGCGCATTCTTGAGGCCGATGCGGGGAAGGTAGCTCGCCGTCACGAACGACACGATCGCGATGGTGATGTCCTTGAAGCCCTCGAGCGTGCTCGCCTCGGGCTTGGTGACATGAAAACTGGAAATGGACTGGAGGATGACCGTCCCGACGCTGTTGAGCAGCATCGCGAAGGCGACATAGGTCAAGATAAGTGCGGCAATCAGCCGTGTACGCGCCATGTCGTCCCCCAAACCCTTATACATATAAGAAGGGGTGGCCGCGAAGAGGCCGCGGCCACCCAGTAGGAGAGTTACGAAAAGAGGTCGGTCCTCTCCACGCCTCTTAGAACTTGTATGCCGCGCTGAAGCGGAACGAGCGGCCGAGGATCGGGCGCGCGTTGACGACTTCGCCGCCGGTCTGGCCGAGCGTCCGCGGATCGCCCTCGGTCAGCCCGACCTTGTCGGTCAGATTGTCCGCGGTCACCGCGAAAGTCAGCGCCTGATTGACGTCGAAGCTGACGCCCGCGTCGATCTTGAAATAGTGCGGCAGGCTTTGCGTGTTCGCGGTGTCGGAGAAGCGATCACCGATGTAGCTGAAGGTCGAGAAGAGCGAGACCTTGCTGTCGCCGAACTCGATGTCGTACGACGGGGTCACGCGCCACTGCCACTTCGGCTGCCGCTGGACGCGGTTGCCGCTGAGATCGATCGTGCCGCCGCCCGCGAAGAAGTTGCGATACTTCGCATCGAGCCAGGTACCCGAGAAGGCGATGGTGAAATTGTCGACCGGACGCAGCTGGCCTTCCAATTCGATGCCCGTGCTGCGCGCGCCGCCGATGTCGGCGACCGGCGCACCATTCTGGATAACCGTCGTCACCAGACCGCTGAACTTAGTATGGAACAGCGTGGCATAGAGCGACACGAGGTCGGTGCGGACCTTGATCCCGCCTTCATAGTTGTCGACGCGCGGCGAGACGAAGATGCCGTCGCGCAGATTGTCGAAAAAGGGGTTCGTGTTGCCGCGGTTGTAACGGATATAGGCGCCGACCGACGACGAGAAGTCGTAGTTCAGGCCCGCCGTCCACGACCATGCGCCCTTCTTGTACGCAATGTTACGGAAGGTGCCGTTCAGCACCGCCGTGCCGTTGTTATAGAGCGTGTTCGGATTGTTGTCCGTGTCGACCGAGCTGTTGTTCTCGATCGTGCCCGTCGCACGGTAATTCTGGTAGCGGAGGCCCGCATCGAAGCGCAGTTCGGGCGTGATCTGATATTCGTCGACCGCGTAGAAGGCATATTCGCGGCCGTCATAGGCGGCATTGACGTTGAAGAACGACCCTTGCGTGAAGCCGTTGTTCGTCGCGATCTGTCCGTTCGCAAGCGTCAGGTTCAACAGCCGGCCGTTGTTTTCGGCGGTCAGCAGATGGACGTTGCCGAGGTTCCACTGGTCGTTGGACGAGAAGTCCGAATAATAACCGCCAAGCGTGAACTTGTTGTTGCCGCTTTCCCATTCGACGTTGAGGTCGTTGGTGAAATCCTCGATCTGCTTGCGCACGATCCAGGTTCCTGCCCGGATAACCTGCTGCGTTCCGGATACTGCCTGTCCACCGTTGACGTAGGTCAGGCTGCCGACCGAGCTGCCGAGCGAGGCCGCATAGGCATTCGCCGTCATCGCGGTGCTTGCCGGAACGAGGCCGGTCGTGTCGGCGTCGCCGTTGAGGTAGCTCGCGCGGTAGCGCAGCTGCAACCCGTCGCCGATCTCGTAATCGAAATTGGTGCCAAGATTGATCAGCTTTGCGCCGCGGCCGTCGGCAAGGTCGGTACGCGTCCCGTCGGGAAGAACCGAAAGCCGCGTCTCGGGGCCGGCAAGCGCGCCGGTGCCGGGATCGATATTGCCGAACTGGCGCACCTTGTTGCCGTCACGGATCACCGGGATGGGCAGCAGCCACTGGCCATGATCGTTAAGGTAGCGCGCATAGACGAGCAACGAGCCCTTGTCGAAATCGTGGCGGATGTTGCCGGTGATCTGACCGCCTTTCTCGGCGGTGAAGCCGGGGTTGCGGATGCCGTGGCCGCTCGAATAATAGCCGCCCACCATAAAGCTGGTGTTCTCGCCGAGCGGGCCGGAGAGCAGCATGTCCCCGCGAATATCGCCATAGTCGGTGATGCTGCCCTTCACGAGCCCTTCGAAATCGCGCCCGCCTTCCTTCTGGACGAAGTTGACGGTCAGGCCGGGCTGGCCGTTGCCGAACAGCGCGCCGGTGCCGCCGCGTACGGCTTCGACACGGTCGATCGTCTCGTCGATGCGGATGAGCTGGGTGTTTTCGAGGAAGGACAGCGTCGGAGGCGAGAAGAAGGGGACGCCCTGTACCGTCAGCGTGACGAATTCGGCGTCGCCGCCCGAAGGGTAGCCGCGCACGAAGATGTTCGCGCCATTCTGCCCGCCCGAACTTTCGGCGGACACGCCCGGGATGACCTTGAACAGGTCGGCGGTGCTGTTCGGCGCGGCCTTGTCGATCGCGTCCGATGTGATGTTGGTGATCGCAAAGGCGGCGGCCTGACGATTGACCCCGCCGCCGGCCGTGCCGGTCACGATGATCTCGTCGCTCGCGGGTGCGGCGTCGTCGGCTTGAGGCGCTTCCTGGGCAAAGGCCGTCGTCGGCAGCGCAATGAGCGCGATCGACGCCAGCAGATGGGTCCGGTTCAACATGAGATTTCCTCCACTTTATCTGGTCTGTTTGAAAGGCCCGCGCGCGGCGCCGCTTCCCGTTCTGTCGACAGGATCCGGTCTACCGTGAGCGCACCGATGGCGGGGACGTTGAACTCGGCGTCGGGCAGCGCCTCTTCTGACCCGATGCCTATGGCTGC
Coding sequences within:
- a CDS encoding HutD family protein codes for the protein MAGVRFLPAKDRVARPCKNGGGVTRDITVFPEGTSDADFLWRVSLATIADAGPFSPFPGVDRAFLLLRGELAIAIGDQAEQHIRPGAPALLFGGDEPVAARPVAGSCTALNIMARRGQTSAKVGRWTGAQTTLASALLLFAPEATAIEVDGEQFDLAPDDALLLHHPAGLSSIKGAVIATEIFYDAA
- the hutI gene encoding imidazolonepropionase, with protein sequence MKCERLWTNARLATMREEAAGLGVIERGAVGMAAGTITYAGSMVDAPAAAETIDCEGRWITPGLIDPHTHLVFAGDRIAEFELRQKGASYEEIARAGGGIVSTVHATRAASEAELVASALPRLDALIAEGVTTIEIKSGYGLSTDDEAKMLRAARILGEVRPVTIRTTFLGAHALPGEYAGDADGYIDLVCETMMPAIAAAGLADAVDAFCENIGFTPAQTERVFAAAKTHGLPVKLHAEQLSNQHGAALAARHGALSADHLEYLDDDGIAALADAGTVAMLLPGAFYFLRETKLPPIAALRAAGVPIALATDCNPGTSPLTSILLTMNMAAVQFGLTVDECLLGVTRHAARALGMQAETGTLEVGKHCDLAIWDIERPADLVGRIGFNPLHQRIWMGQ
- the hutC gene encoding histidine utilization repressor, giving the protein MKQSGAIHAQIRRDIEAKIMAGEWKPGDRIPYEHQLMATYGCSRMTVNRALRALIEAGLLESRRRAGTIVSHPRVQRAALEIPDIRDEVAGLGEAYRLYLDRREIRAATAEDRRLLQIDEGQVLALECRHDAGGRAYALERRLINLAAVPEAADVDFAAEPPGSWLLAHVPWTEAEHRITAFNAGAKELVALGISAGAACMALERWTWRGEERITYARQVYPGDRYALVARFRP
- the hutU gene encoding urocanate hydratase, whose amino-acid sequence is MTTRLDNSRVIRPATGPEISAKSWLTEAPMRMLMNNLHPDVAEAPHELVVYGGIGRAARDWESYDKIVETLKRLEGDETLLIQSGKPVGVFRTHENAPRVLLANSNLVPEWANWDHFHELDKKGLMMYGQMTAGSWIYIGSQGIVQGTYETFVEMGRQHYGGSLAGRWLLTAGLGGMGGAQPLAAVMAGASCLAIECQPSRIEMRLRTGYLDKQANSIDEAIAMIEASHAEGKPVSVGLLGNAAEILPEMVRRGIRPDLLTDQTSAHDPVNGYLPAGWTLDQWFSKRESDPAAVAKAAKASMAVHVQAMLDLQAAGVPTTDYGNNIRQMAKDEGVENAFDFPGFVPAYVRPLFCRGIGPFRWAALSGDPEDIYKTDAKVKELLPDNTHLHNWLDMAREKIRFQGLPARICWVGLGDRHRLGLAFNEMVASGELKAPVVIGRDHLDSGSVASPNRETEAMRDGSDAVSDWPLLNALLNTASGATWVSLHHGGGVGMGYSQHSGMVIVADGTPEAAKRLERVLWNDPGTGVMRHADAGYGIAIACAREKGLDLPGIL
- a CDS encoding formimidoylglutamate deiminase; its protein translation is MALWCEQAWLAEGWRNNVRLSVENGRISSVEIDVSAAPRDERHTVLLPALPNLHSHAFQRGMAGLAETAGASDDSFWTWREVMYRFVDRLDPDGMEAIAALAYAEMLESGFGRVGEFHYLHHDVDGRPYGDVATMAQAIAAAAGETGIGLTLLPVFYAHSGFGGTTPMHGQRRFINDVSRFANLLEGVREAVAGLDDAVVGVAPHSLRAATAEELVDVAAMAAGAPIHIHIAEQVPEVEACLAWSGKRPVEWLFDHADVGTDWCLVHATHVTDAERLMVAASGAVVGLCPITEANLGDGLFPAREFLAEGGRYGVGSDSNVEIDAAAELRLLEYGQRLLHRGRNQLAGGAAKSTGASLYRGAFAGGGQALGRSTSGIAMGEAADLVSLKGGDPFFAGRSGDSLIDSWIFGGGARLVDCVWRGGVKRVEGGRHIDRDAIDARYRAAMAKLLA
- a CDS encoding MFS transporter; the encoded protein is MARTRLIAALILTYVAFAMLLNSVGTVILQSISSFHVTKPEASTLEGFKDITIAIVSFVTASYLPRIGLKNALIGALVLAVAGCLVMPLFGSFNVARLHFAMVGAAFAVAKVVVYSMIGLVTESPRKHASLTSLIEGMFMVGVLSSYWVFSAFIDPAGLRWLNAYWVLGAITALALALLLTAPVDEHRTHEGEEADAGEGSAFARMLKLAALPLVLIFVACAFLFVLIEQGIQSWLPTFNNEVLHLPAQMSVQAASLFAACLAIGRFGAGAVMARFDWYPVLNICLAVLAALIVLVLPLADGLTPGAIHSWGDAPVAAFLFPLIGIALAPVYPTIISVMLSAMPNRQHPPLMGLVVVFSALGGTTGSLITGQLFAHLDGQTAFMLALVPTAILAGGLFLLRRQIAKNAAVQAAS
- the hutG gene encoding N-formylglutamate deformylase, which produces MDWLRVDRGDAPLVIAFPHGGTDLAGLDEQFVSPWHAQIDTDWWIADLYAFAVDLGATLVATDISRSVIDMNRDPSGASLYPGQATTELCPTTTFDGEPLYRFDQPDEASITQRLNLYHRPYHDALAAELDRLHAAHGRVVLYDAHSIRSHVPRLFDGELPQFNIGTNGGATSAPELETVVANICAASGHSHVVNGRFKGGWTTRHYGRPDDGIHAIQMELAQRGYMAEPDTITHANWPSPLDPNPAIRPVLEQVIAATLDFAKGHS
- the hutH gene encoding histidine ammonia-lyase translates to MTKIAITPGATPLADWRAIYEGAPVSLDPGAWDAIDASAAAVARIVAKGAPVYGINTGFGKLASVRIADDELSTLQRNIVLSHAAGTGAPSPAKIVRLMMALKLASFGMGASGVKRETVAMLEAMLAKGLTPVVPSQGSVGASGDLAPLSHMAAAMIGVGEIEVGGKALPAADALAQAGLAPLDLGPKEGLALLNGTQFSTANALAGLFRAETVFRSALITGALSTEAAKGSDAPFDARIHALRGHAGQREVGDALRGLMAGSAIRASHAIDDPRVQDPYCLRCQPQVMGAALDLLRQAGTTLGIEANGVSDNPLIFADTDEALSGGNFHAEPVAFAADMIAMALCEIGSISERRIAMLVDPALSGLPAFLTPRPGLNSGFMIPQVTAAALVSENKQRAYPASVDSIPTSANQEDHVSMAAHGARRLLDMADNASAVIGIELLAACQGIDFHAPLQSSDALEAAHRHLRADVPTLENDRHFHPDMEAATALIRTGSLVGAVPADLPGIG